From Dendropsophus ebraccatus isolate aDenEbr1 chromosome 2, aDenEbr1.pat, whole genome shotgun sequence, a single genomic window includes:
- the LOC138784211 gene encoding paraneoplastic antigen Ma2 homolog encodes MAEKAQSSTAATDFITAKDVLTWCIETNTTIEHSFAIDGELNGASDDDILRIASRLQEVFQPRVVDRRSTSRSVISTALITTERLLERAYFPAIIAVPQEYGGRWRIVWPLEPTAEGIPPVLSPQRRGSSRCLPPTPPRVTAEETPTTNVLVAAMERLVGQFAKMNPEGNYRRLRTFSGLVPTPAGEEGYETWRDVALQYLEEWQCSDALKRQRIVESLKGPAMEIVQAAWRGKPQVTSQDYMTALEDAFGSPEDATDLLYKLRITYQEAGEKMSDYLYRLDKLIYRVVSKGGLDSKEVDNCRLDQMLRGALTNDPIAQRLRCTDRDKIPLSFHQLLKQVRQEEATLMAREQTVKKVAAIAPKPQLSQREEELLKIVEKQGEQIAQLLNVHTKDVERLKQATHKVSERQLSPQQRASSSSTRRGDKNPEGCFVCGSFDHMARHCSMKWSSKRSPSPLTKKNYQSKNGEGGQ; translated from the coding sequence ATGGCTGAGAAAGCCCAGTCAAGTACAGCTGCCACAGACTTTATTACTGCAAAAGATGTGTTAACATGGTGTATAGAAACTAATACAACAATAGAACATAGCTTTGCCATTGATGGAGAGCTTAATGGCGCTTCAGATGATGATATATTACGAATAGCAAGCAGACTGCAGGAAGTTTTCCAACCCAGAGTTGTTGATCGTCGTAGTACCAGTAGAAGTGTAATCTCTACAGCTCTTATCACAACTGAGAGGTTATTGGAGAGAGCGTACTTCCCTGCCATTATTGCTGTTCCACAAGAATATGGTGGACGATGGAGGATTGTCTGGCCACTGGAGCCCACCGCAGAAGGCATACCTCCAGTGCTGAGCCCACAGCGGAGAGGGTCTAGTAGATGCTTGCCCCCCACTCCTCCTCGAGTCACGGCTGAAGAAACTCCCACTACTAATGTGCTGGTTGCCGCCATGGAGAGACTAGTGGGTCAGTTTGCAAAAATGAACCCAGAAGGAAATTACAGGCGGTTGAGGACATTCTCCGGCTTAGTACCCACCCCAGCTGGGGAAGAGGGATATGAAACTTGGAGGGATGTTGCTTTGCAGTACTTGGAAGAATGGCAGTGCTCTGATGCACTAAAGAGGCAAAGGATAGTAGAAAGCCTGAAAGGACCAGCAATGGAAATAGTGCAAGCTGCTTGGCGAGGTAAACCCCAAGTGACATCTCAGGACTACATGACTGCTCTTGAAGATGCTTTTGGGTCACCTGAGGATGCCACTGACCTCCTCTACAAGCTTCGGATCACCTATCAAGAGGCAGGGGAAAAGATGTCTGATTACCTTTATAGGTTGGACAAGCTGATCTACAGAGTAGTGTCCAAAGGCGGACTTGACTCTAAGGAAGTGGACAACTGCCGTCTTGATCAAATGCTCCGGGGTGCTTTGACTAATGATCCGATTGCTCAGAGGCTGAGATGCACTGACCGGGACAAGATTCCACTCTCTTTCCATCAGCTGCTTAAGCAAGTTCGGCAAGAAGAAGCTACTTTAATGGCCAGAGAGCAAACAGTGAAAAAAGTAGCAGCCATTGCTCCCAAGCCTCAATTAAGTCAACGTGAAGAAGAGCTGTTAAAAATTGTTGAGAAACAAGGGGAGCAGATTGCTCAGCTCTTAAATGTTCATACAAAAGACGTTGAACGGTTGAAGCAGGCTACCCACAAGGTCTCTGAGAGACAACTAAGTCCCCAACAGAGGGCTAGCAGTAGCTCTACCAGACGTGGAGATAAGAATCCAGAGGGATGCTTTGTGTGCGGAAGTTTTGATCACATGGCTCGTCACTGCTCTATGAAGTGGTCTTCCAAGAGGTCACCCTCCCCCCTCACAAAGAAAAATTATCAGTCAAaaaacggggaagggggtcagTAG